Proteins encoded by one window of Lycium barbarum isolate Lr01 chromosome 11, ASM1917538v2, whole genome shotgun sequence:
- the LOC132620216 gene encoding esterase-like produces the protein MVALHATIACIVFLLLLFSSTNNCEAKCFKSIISFGDSLTDTGNLIHLSENSNYKQQQIVQCGLLPYGETFFHHPTGRCSDGRLVIDFLGFWTLGVNVTCKTSGLTEYLGGTYVGAEGGEIVKERFWVEREAELVKRSTFQHSVSILLRNIPSQQFKSSSSTPKFSKNKAAKCNNTTKLENQKHAVVAAS, from the exons ATGGTTGCACTTCATGCAACAATTGCCTGTATTGTTTTTCTCCTCCTCTTGTTCTCTTCAACTAATAATTGTGAAGCTAAGTGCTTCAAATCTATTATCAGTTTTGGAGATTCACTTACAGATACTGGAAATTTAATTCATCTATCAGAAAATTCCAATTATAAACAACAGCAAATAGTGCAGTGTGGATTGTTACCCTATGGAGAAACTTTCTTTCATCACCCAACTGGGCGATGTTCTGATGGTCGCCTTGTTATCGATTTTCTTG gcttttggacattaggcGTCAACGTGACTTGCAAAACTTCTGGTTTAACAGAGTATCTTGGCGGCACATATGTAGGAGCTGAGggaggagaaatagtgaaggaaagGTTTTGGGTTGAGCgggaagctgaactt GTGAAAAGATCAACATTCCAACATTCTGTTTCCATATTACTGAGAAACATTCCAAGTCAG CAGTTTAAATCCAGTAGCAGCACCCCAAAATTCAGCAAAAACAAAGCAGCAAAATGTAACAACACAACAAAACTAGAAAACCAAAAACATGCGGTAGTTGCTGCATCTTAA
- the LOC132620215 gene encoding uncharacterized protein LOC132620215, with translation MTWLFWNVRGINKRYKQKELKQYLLNKRIKLAGIVETRVKEQNMANRLNKIAPRWSSYANYQEAVNGRIWFLWDPNWYEVSLKHKTTQMMHCHVRDRTTDNHFLITVIYGFNTLEQRKSLWEDLKGVNQGINQPWILAGDFNAVMAPQDRMCGNPVTLAEVQDFNDCIQQLAIHELPWHGDYYTWSNKQQGQDRITSRIDRIFGNFEWMVQWGQVVTTYELPFISDHAPMTILLQSQQRPRNVPFKFFNVWATHEKFLHIVNDIWSQSLSAHRMKDVWLKLQALKPALRKLNNTEFKFIRVKIENAKTELNRVQEHLSVHATDNMIIQEKKILLNLEKWSLLEESALKQKSRARWI, from the coding sequence ATGACTTGGCTATTTTGGAATGTTAGAGGTATAAATAAGAGATACAAGCAGAAGGAGCTTAAACAGTACCTGCTTAATAAAAGAATTAAACTAGCTGGTATTGTAGAAACTAGAGTAAAGGAGCAGAACATGGCAAATAGACTAAATAAAATTGCCCCAAGATGGAGCAGTTATGCCAACTACCAAGAGGCTGTTAATGGAAGAATTTGGTTTCTCTGGGATCCAAACTGGTATGAGGTCTCTCTCAAACACAAGACAACACAAATGATGCACTGCCATGTAAGGGATAGAACAACTGATAACCACTTCTTGATCACTGTTATATATGGCTTTAACACACTTGAGCAGAGAAAATCACTATGGGAGGACTTAAAAGGGGTGAATCAAGGAATAAACCAACCTTGGATTCTGGCAGGAGATTTCAATGCTGTCATGGCTCCTCAAGATAGAATGTGTGGTAACCCTGTTACTCTTGCTGAAGTCCAGGATTTTAATGATTGTATACAGCAGTTGGCTATTCATGAGCTTCCATGGCATGGGGACTACTATACATGGTCTAATAAACAGCAGGGGCAAGATAGAATCACTAGCAGAATAGACAGGATTTTTGGAAACTTTGAATGGATGGTCCAGTGGGGACAGGTGGTTACAACTTATGAACTCCCATTTATATCTGATCATGCACCAATGACCATCCTTTTACAGAGTCAACAGAGACCTAGAAATGTCCCTTTCAAATTCTTCAATGTTTGGGCTACACATGAAAAGTTTCTACACATTGTAAATGATATATGGTCGCAGAGTCTAAGTGCACATAGGATGAAAGATGTATGGTTGAAACTCCAGGCACTTAAACCAGCTTTGAGGAAACTTAACAACACAGAATTCAAATTCATTAGAGTTAAAATTGAAAATGCCAAAACTGAACTAAATAGAGTTCAAGAACACTTGTCTGTTCATGCCACAGATAATATGATCATCCAAGAGAAGAAGATTCTGCTCAACCTGGAAAAGTGGTCACTACTGGAAGAAAGTGCCCTTAAACAAAAATCAAGGGCTAGGTGGATCTAG
- the LOC132620214 gene encoding uncharacterized protein LOC132620214, translated as MNEILYAGPYTINNKPMILKPWTVQFDLNAELMTEIPLWVKFPKLPLNCWGYGSLSRIASAIGTPLFADECTTKQTRLSYARMLIEVNVTKPLPAVIKVLDPNGQEICQGIEFEWKPEFCPKCQRVGHYCKEPPPAQKPKSPKKRRHGKQVTQEWKSIGTIIPEKAATPNEAQVTKPVEVHPQKTQESDQTKVVDIPSSSTQKQPSPRPSSKGNAVNASPMLNLVNFPTLPAVFTKNGFEVLQLGTCDTNSLPPDKGGTTHTA; from the coding sequence atgaATGAGATACTTTATGCTGGTCCTTATACTATTAATAACAAGCCCATGATTCTGAAACCTTGGACTGTACAATTTGATCTCAATGCAGAACTAATGACTGAGATCCCACTGTGGGTTAAGTTTCCCAAGTTACCTCTGAACTGTTGGGGGTATGGCTCATTGAGTAGAATTGCTAGTGCTATTGGAACCCCTTTGTTTGCCGACGAGTGTACAACTAAACAGACCAGACTGTCCTATGCTAGAATGCTGATTGAGGTTAATGTCACAAAACCTCTGCCAGCTGTTATTAAAGTATTAGATCCTAATGGCCAGGAGATTTGTCAAGGTATAGAGTTTGAGTGGAAACCTGAATTCTGTCCCAAATGCCAAAGAGTGGGTCACTATTGCAAAGAACCACCCCCTGCACAGAAGCCAAAATCACCTAAGAAAAGAAGACATGGGAAACAAGTCACACAAGAGTGGAAATCTATTGGGACAATTATACCAGAGAAGGCTGCTACACCTAATGAAGCCCAGGTGACTAAACCGGTTGAAGTGCACCCTCAGAAAACCCAGGAGAGTGACCAAACAAAGGTAGTTGACATCCCTAGTTCATCTACACAGAAGCAACCCTCACCAAGGCCTTCTTCTAAGGGCAATGCTGTGAATGCTAGTCCTATGCTCAATCTTGTAAATTTCCCAACACTTCCAGCTGTGTTTACTAAAAATGGGTTTGAGGTCTTGCAATTGGGAACCTGTGACACCAATAGTCTTCCTCCTGATAAGGGGGGCACAACTCACACAGCCTGA